The Gopherus flavomarginatus isolate rGopFla2 chromosome 4, rGopFla2.mat.asm, whole genome shotgun sequence genomic interval ATCACATTTAGTCCTACCTCTTCTGGAGTAAATGGAGTCCAAAAAATTAAACTCAGATAAACGTAACTCATTGCCTCTACCCAGGCTCACTCCTCCACGGATTCTTCATCCCTTCCCAGGTTTTGTGAGGTTGGCCTCTCACTCTTGGACAGGTGGATGCCTCCCCAGGGTTTTCTCCCTAGAGGCCCATTTCCAAACTCcattgtcctttttccctttgcGTTAAGGTGTGTCTGCATCATCTTTTCCAGTGGCTGGTCAGGAAACCCAGGTCCTCCCTCTCCTTGCATTCCAGTCCTGGCACCCCGTGGCAAGCAGCTAGAGTCTTCTCCGTCAGACTTCTCTCTGCCTGCCTGGactcttcttccttccttcatGTTCTTTTCCACAGCCACTTCCGGGACTTACCGTATGTTTGCTTCTCTCAAATCTTTTCCTCCAGTTTCTAGCAGCCAACAAGGGACTGCAGTGTCCTTCCCCACTCTCCCTGCAGCCATCTTCTCAAGGGCTTCCTCCCTCTATGCTCTCCACCCAGCACCTCCCCTAGCTGGGTTTCATCATCAGTTAGGTCTGGCCCAGCCTCCAGGTGCAACGCTGTGTACTAGTTGTTCTCTGTTTCCAGTTAACTCCTTTGTCAACTGTGTGGGGCACATACTCTATCACAAGCCGATGCAGCCTAGTGTGCTGCACATTGGGAGCACATCTGACCAGTGCTTGGTGATCTGTGCTGGCTTCCCATAAGCTTCTGGGTGGAATTCAAAATGTTGGCTTTAACCTGTGAAAGCCACAAACAGTGAGAGACTTGGTTACCTGCGAGATTACCTCTCCCTGCCACACACTGCCGCTGTTCAGATCGGCAGAGATGCTTGAGCTCCCTCAATAAAAACGAGAGGGAGCAGCTGGTGGTATGTTCTGAGGGACCTTCAGTTGTGGACTCCTTTTGTCCACAAAAACCCAAACTTGGTAACATTGTGGGCATGCTGCAAAGCCCATCCTTTCTCCTCCTTGTTAAAGCAGGTGAGGATTGGCTACTCTCTGCGCGGGCCTTTGTTTTTGTTGTGATGACGGTAAGTTTATAGGAGAGAGGCTCAGAGCACTGGATGGGCGTGTGTTGTATTTAAacactctaaataaataaatgtagtgTGATGACACTTCACATCCCTTTCCCCCACAACACATCCTTTATAATGATGTCTCTGGCTGACTTTATAATGGTGTCTCGTGTCATACAGCCTTTAAGTACCTAGCCTGCCTCGCCGCAGATACGGCGACATTACCAGCTCATTTCAGTCCTGGTGTAAATGGGTACAACTCCCCTGAAGGCAATGGATTTGACATGTGAGCACTTGATTACACTAGGCCTGGATTAGGCCCCGAATCTCATATTCCTGCCCTGCTGACAACACAATGGGGCTTTTATCTGCACTTCTCCTATTTGTTTTGCTCAAAGAATTCCTTACGAGTTAGACCTCTGTTTTCTTGTTTCTGTTTGCAGGGATTCTCCCCATTGGCGAAACGCATTTTTAATGTTGTCAAAGCCATACACGAACTACGCAGGCCTTTAATGTGTGAACTACGATTGCTTCATTCTCTGTTTTTTTTCCGCCCCCCCCTCCAGTGTTTTGAGCAGATGAAAATGGtggaatgtcctggctgtaaGGAGCACCTTCCGAATGCTCCTGAGCATCAACCAACGCTTCAGAGCTCAGCAATGGACGCCAACGTTTACATCTCCAGTTCTgagtcccttcctgtcctaaatgCTGACCGTGGGAGCCAGGCCTCACTTTCCCTTTCTTCAACCACTTCGAAGGCTTTGCCTAACAGAACACTCCCCAGTTTTGATACTGTAATCCCAACGTTTTCCAGATCGAGCCTTTCCACGCCACCTTCAGAAGACGATGAGTTTGAACAGCAGGAGATAAGATCAAGAAGCTTACCAGCTCGAAGGGTTTTTCCTTCATCTGAAGTCTTCCCCTCCCGGTATCTGCCCAGTCGCTCTACTCCAGTAGGAGATCCCATGCACAGCACACGCAGGCCGTTAAATCCTCTCTTTGATGACTGCGTAGCTGTGGAACAAGGAAAAAAGGGGTCGTCCTTTCAGGCTGATTACTGGGCATGCGCAATACCTGATTCTTTACCCCCGTCTCCGGACCGGCAGTCTCCACACTGGAACCCTCATAAAGAATACGAGGACTTGCTTGATTACACTTACCCTTTGAAGCCAAAATACAAGCTTGCGAAGAACATCAAGTCTGTGATGCCTGATCCCTTCTTCCATGACTCTGGTATAGACCTTGACAGCTTTTCTGTTTCACCTGAGAGCACTTTGAAGGGTATCAGTGCACCTGGTCAAAATCAACATGTTTCAGGGAGCAACGTAAGCCAGAGTAAGGAGTGTGGAATCTCGGCAGAAAGATTTTCAACTCCCTTCTCTAAGAAGCCAGGGTATTTAGGAGCAGTTCCTTATTATGGATCTTCACCTATCACAAAAGTGTCCTTTGCAGAATGTGTTGCTACTGCCACCAAAGCAGATCCCGTTAGAGGGTTTGCAAACAGTTTCCTTTCTTCTAAGTGTTCTGGACTAAGTTCATGTGATCCAACTCACGTagatggaggaggctgggggagtaGAGGAGATGAAGACTTTTCAAAGTGTCAGGTAAAGAAAAACGGTGCCAGTCATTTTGTACCCACTACGCAAATACTGCCACCGAAAAAAGCATGGGAGAATGATGAAGAATTTCTTTCCCTGCCTCCCAGAATCAAGGAGTTAGACGGTTTGGCTCGATATTTGTCTGATCTTTCGCTGACTAAAGGGAGACCTGGGCATGACCAGGTGCAACAAGACCTTCCATGCTACATTGGCAGCAGAAGTCACCTTTTATCTGACTTGGTTGAAGATCAAGGCAGCATAAAGAACAAATATGGAATTCAGGGCAGTGAGGATTGTGTTCTGTGCCATGCATGCAGCTCTCAGAAGCCCTCTACAGAAAATATTAACCTAAGTAGCCAGGACCACAGGGAATCTGTAAGCAGATTGGGAATGCCCTCCATCAGGGACATGCTAGATGGGAGATACCTAGGTGCACTGGAGAGTGAAGGGCAGGATCTAACAAAAGGGAAGGACCAACAGAAAGAGTCACTTGCGCAGTGTATTAAGGTGGGTTGAAACCAGAAATTAATGGAAGATGTCTGTGTATTTTTGTTTTCCTCCCAATTCCTTTTGCATGATGTTTAAATTTCCTGCAGCTGCTACTAATTTATACGTTCCGTTTCACTGGAGCAGACTGGTTCTGATTGCGGGAGGGTATCTCTGCCAGGTTGAGGTTCCAGAATGCCACACAACTCTTGCTGTCTGTGGCACCCAGGCTAAAGTGCAGAGCCTAGCCTGCAACAGAAGTTTTTTCCTGCAG includes:
- the CEP68 gene encoding centrosomal protein of 68 kDa isoform X2, translated to MKMVECPGCKEHLPNAPEHQPTLQSSAMDANVYISSSESLPVLNADRGSQASLSLSSTTSKALPNRTLPSFDTVIPTFSRSSLSTPPSEDDEFEQQEIRSRSLPARRVFPSSEVFPSRYLPSRSTPVGDPMHSTRRPLNPLFDDCVAVEQGKKGSSFQADYWACAIPDSLPPSPDRQSPHWNPHKEYEDLLDYTYPLKPKYKLAKNIKSVMPDPFFHDSGIDLDSFSVSPESTLKGISAPGQNQHVSGSNVSQSKECGISAERFSTPFSKKPGYLGAVPYYGSSPITKVSFAECVATATKADPVRGFANSFLSSKCSGLSSCDPTHVDGGGWGSRGDEDFSKCQVKKNGASHFVPTTQILPPKKAWENDEEFLSLPPRIKELDGLARYLSDLSLTKGRPGHDQVQQDLPCYIGSRSHLLSDLVEDQGSIKNKYGIQGSEDCVLCHACSSQKPSTENINLSSQDHRESVSRLGMPSIRDMLDGRYLGALESEGQDLTKGKDQQKESLAQCIKIFCCQLEELIHWLYKVAEVTDNWIPPEPDVGSVKTSLHRYLQFKKDVADHQTLTESVLRRGETLLKCMASNSPVLKDALGLIAKQSEELESHAERLYESVLAATDTIGGDSLIKDSDTQQTIAQAKEAKWVIPLAELEFVSQSLEA
- the CEP68 gene encoding centrosomal protein of 68 kDa isoform X1, giving the protein MALDVGKSGSEASLNVKSYGRWNYAELETDSPELVSSVHRLLEAKQVKSSPKGTEDVAMDGTGHRVTGVSQRKPSCYKVSLTPSSRFSRAKAKTTYVERQPLTNCYHEWFYLPRRFSRTLSHPGGQQCFEQMKMVECPGCKEHLPNAPEHQPTLQSSAMDANVYISSSESLPVLNADRGSQASLSLSSTTSKALPNRTLPSFDTVIPTFSRSSLSTPPSEDDEFEQQEIRSRSLPARRVFPSSEVFPSRYLPSRSTPVGDPMHSTRRPLNPLFDDCVAVEQGKKGSSFQADYWACAIPDSLPPSPDRQSPHWNPHKEYEDLLDYTYPLKPKYKLAKNIKSVMPDPFFHDSGIDLDSFSVSPESTLKGISAPGQNQHVSGSNVSQSKECGISAERFSTPFSKKPGYLGAVPYYGSSPITKVSFAECVATATKADPVRGFANSFLSSKCSGLSSCDPTHVDGGGWGSRGDEDFSKCQVKKNGASHFVPTTQILPPKKAWENDEEFLSLPPRIKELDGLARYLSDLSLTKGRPGHDQVQQDLPCYIGSRSHLLSDLVEDQGSIKNKYGIQGSEDCVLCHACSSQKPSTENINLSSQDHRESVSRLGMPSIRDMLDGRYLGALESEGQDLTKGKDQQKESLAQCIKIFCCQLEELIHWLYKVAEVTDNWIPPEPDVGSVKTSLHRYLQFKKDVADHQTLTESVLRRGETLLKCMASNSPVLKDALGLIAKQSEELESHAERLYESVLAATDTIGGDSLIKDSDTQQTIAQAKEAKWVIPLAELEFVSQSLEA